From the genome of uncultured Methanobrevibacter sp.:
GGACAGGCTGTAGCAATAGAACCGTTTGCAACAAATGGAGAAGGAATGGTTAATGATGCACCAGGACATTACATTTTCTCATACATGGCAAACAAGCCGTTTAGAATGAAAAGTACACAAAGAGTATTGAAATATATACAAAACAATCACAGATATGTCCCATTTTCAGGCAGATGGATTACCGATGAATTTGGTGAAAGAAAAGGTGCAATCGCTTTAAAACAGCTATCAGATGCAATGGCAATATATCCATATGCGCCGCTTCGTGAAAAACAGAACTGCTTTGTAAGTCAAAAGGAACATACAATAATTGTTGAAAAAGAAGGCTGTACTGTAACAACCATTTAAAATTAAAAAAAGGAGTTTTAAAACTCCTTAAACTCTATAATAATATCTTATTAACTGAGCAGTAGCTTTTGCTTTTCCATATGAGGCAACAACATTAAATTTACCTGATTTTAAAGGTGTTTTCAGTGTAAAAGTTGCAATTCCTTTTTTATTTGTTTTAGCGGTGTAAGTTTTTTTATTGAACTTAACTTTAACTTTCTTGTTTTTTGATACTTTACCTTTATTGTCAAGCAGTTTAACCTTGAATTTAAATGTTTTTGAAAGTTTTTTAGCACCGAACTGAGTTAATGGTATTAAAGTCGGCTTAACAATAACCTTATTAATGACCATGAAATCCTTATACTGTGCAGTTACCAAGTAAGATCCAGGCTGGAAATTAATTTTTAACTTTGCATACCCATTTTTATCAGTTTTAACAGTTTGTTTTTTAAGGTTTACTGTAAAAGTAACTTTCTGATTAGCTTTAACAGGTTTTCCATCATCTCCATATACACGAACTGTGTATGATTTGCCGCTGTTAAAGTAGACATTATAGTCCTTATTTCCGCTTAAAACATCAAATACTTGGATAGTATCGTTTGTAATTTCTGAAGTTACAATATTCATCAGATAAAGTGTGTGAGTACCTTTATTCAACGGCAATAGAAATAGAGCAACACCATTGGAGTTGGTTGTAGCATTGACACCTACAAACAGAGAATCAACACCGCAATATACGATAGTATCTTTTAAAGGAGTTCCATTTTCATCTAAAAAAGTTGCGGAGTATTCCACCCCATTTACATACCTTTTAGTAACTTTACCTGTTTTTATAGTGCTTGTGTTATCATTGACTGCATCCGAATAATCAACTGAAAGAGTTGAATCATCAGAAGTTTCAACAACATCATCAGCATTTGTAGTAGCAATGACGCTACCATCTACCGAATTAGAAATAATATCTGTACTGTTTTCATCTGCTGCAAAAGATACACCTGCAGATAACAGAACAGCAAAAATTATGAAAAATAAGAAATATTTATTTAATCTAATATAATCCCCCCATGTAAAATATACATCACTATTTGGGAGAAAAGATATTTAAAAGTAATGATTAAAAAAAAAGAGAAAAAAAGAAAGAAGAAAAATTAGTATTCCACAGGAAGTGGTAATCCTAATTTAGCTCTTCTTTCACGTTCTTTGCCGTTTTTGTCTTTCTTACCTTTAGCTAATTTTTCAAGTAAAGGAAGACCTGGTTTTACTTCGTCCATTGGTTTTGTTTCAATTAAACCAGCGTCAACAGCAGCTTTGAATATTGATTCACCGTCATCAGTTCTGGTTAAAACAGTAGACCATCCGTCAGGAGATCCTACAGAACCGGTTGATACGTCAGCCCATTCAGCAACGTAATCCATACAGATGTTACATCCAGCTTGTTCGTATCCGTGGGTTTCTTTGATAGCTAAACCTGAGTCTTCGCCATCTTTAGTTAACCAGAATTTTCCTTTTCCAATGTCCATTTTAGTAGCATCGGTTAAGCTGTCGAATCCTAATTTTGCGGTTGCAAAAGTGTCAAGAGAAGCCATAGGGAAGTTTTCCATACAGTAGATACCAATCATTAATTTGATTTTGTCAACGACAAATCTAGTGAATGGATAAGCTTGTGCTTTTCTTAAACCTTGGGTTTGACATGGAGTTGCAACAACACCGACTTTTTCTAATCCGTATTGACGGGTTGCGGTTTTTACAGCAGATAAAGTTGGGGACATTGAGTATTTGGTTCCTGCAGCTGCGATAACTTCATCAGCAGAAGTTACTACAGTAGGAATAGGTCTCCAATCTTCATCAGGAGTTCCAGCTACAACAGCACCTTCAATGATTCCTTCATCGAGTGCGTAACAGAGTAATGCTGAAACAATTCCTCCGTCTTGTGATACTTCTAAAATTTTGCTATCAGTAGATCTAGCAGATAATGCTTCTTTGTAAGTACCTAATGGCATGTTCAATCCTCCTATAATCCTGTTTCCTTTTTAATTTCTTTTATAGGTAACCATGCTCTTGGACACATTACATAACATGTTCCACATTTAATACATCTGTCCCTATCACAGCTAGGTCTACCTTCAGAAAAGCCCATAGCTCTTGTAGGACAAGCTAGAGCACAAGTTCCACATCCAGAACATAATCCGTTACGGATAATGTTAGTTAATACATCACAGCCGC
Proteins encoded in this window:
- the frhB gene encoding coenzyme F420 hydrogenase subunit beta produces the protein MPLGTYKEALSARSTDSKILEVSQDGGIVSALLCYALDEGIIEGAVVAGTPDEDWRPIPTVVTSADEVIAAAGTKYSMSPTLSAVKTATRQYGLEKVGVVATPCQTQGLRKAQAYPFTRFVVDKIKLMIGIYCMENFPMASLDTFATAKLGFDSLTDATKMDIGKGKFWLTKDGEDSGLAIKETHGYEQAGCNICMDYVAEWADVSTGSVGSPDGWSTVLTRTDDGESIFKAAVDAGLIETKPMDEVKPGLPLLEKLAKGKKDKNGKERERRAKLGLPLPVEY